The following proteins are co-located in the Frankiaceae bacterium genome:
- a CDS encoding sigma-70 family RNA polymerase sigma factor: MGGGTALPDLFAAHYRRLLALAVLVTDDRATAEDLVQEAFARLHGRALADPERALAYLRSTVLNLSRSRLRRLRTARKHERPDDRLLPSAEDDVILRDDQRAVLDALRTLSPRQRQALVLRYWEDMTEAQVAAAMGLSAGAVKSHTSRGMAALRTALEANR, translated from the coding sequence GTGGGAGGCGGCACCGCGCTCCCCGACCTGTTCGCCGCGCACTACCGCAGGCTGCTCGCGCTCGCCGTGCTCGTCACGGACGACCGCGCGACGGCGGAGGACCTGGTGCAGGAGGCGTTCGCCCGCCTGCACGGCCGCGCGCTGGCCGACCCGGAACGCGCGCTCGCGTACCTCCGCTCGACCGTCCTCAACCTGTCGCGCTCGCGGCTGCGGCGGCTGCGTACGGCACGCAAGCACGAACGCCCCGACGACCGGCTGCTCCCCTCCGCCGAGGACGACGTGATCCTCCGCGACGACCAGCGGGCGGTGCTCGACGCGCTCCGTACGCTCTCGCCGCGCCAGCGCCAGGCGCTCGTCCTCCGCTACTGGGAGGACATGACCGAGGCCCAGGTCGCGGCCGCGATGGGGCTGTCCGCCGGCGCCGTGAAGTCCCACACCTCGCGCGGCATGGCCGCGCTCCGAACGGCTCTGGAGGCGAACCGATGA